A DNA window from Engraulis encrasicolus isolate BLACKSEA-1 chromosome 3, IST_EnEncr_1.0, whole genome shotgun sequence contains the following coding sequences:
- the mymk gene encoding protein myomaker: MGAYIAKMLLPVISSLVYLPLASVASKRGFHMEAMVYFFTMFFTAIFHACDGSILSILCFMKHELLEYFTIFGTAISIWVSLLALGDFDEPRRSTLNMFGVLTCAVRIYQDRVGYGVYSGPIGTAVLMITFKWLQKMKDTRGLYPEKKVYTQQVGPGCCFGALALMLRYYFEEWDYAYVHSFYHLCLAVSFVLLLPKKNRYAGDGQNAAKLSCYTLCCCVIFPASDKKKKDKGEKSIWKAPTLKDKEHIVEKNILKVPSFRDNKKDEVKKAVKDNKEKDKKDKKDKKDKVETSIWKVPTFEDEKKDKFETSIWKVPSFKDSKKDKVETTILKVPSFKDSKKDKVETTILKMPSFKDKKDIFENSSWTVPRVKDNKKDKVETTIWNMPMFEDSKKDKVDGRTTWKVPTKKTWIKTGSSGLPLYAARTSIL, translated from the exons ATGGGGGCCTATATTGCTAAGATGCTCTTACCCGTGATCAGCAGCCTGGTGTACTTGCCTCTGGCCAGTGTGGCCAGCAAGAGAGGATTTCATATGGAGGCCATGGTCTACTTCTTCACCATGTTCTTCACTGCG ATCTTCCATGCCTGTGATGGGTCGATCCTGTCCATACTATGCTTCATGAAGCACGAGCTTCTGGAGTACTTCACCATATTTGGCACTGCTATCTCCATCTGGGTCTCTCTCCTAG CACTGGGAGACTTTGACGAACCCAGGAGGTCGACCCTGAATATGTTTGGCGTGCTGACGTGCGCGGTGCGGATATACCAGGACCGGGTGGGCTATGGCGTCTACTCCGGCCCCATCGGCACAGCTGTCCTCATGATCACATTCAAATGG TTGCAGAAGATGAAAGATACGAGAGGCTTGTACCCTGAGAAGAAAGTGTACACTCAGCAAGTAGGCCCCGGCTGCTGCTTTGGAGCATTGGCCCTAATGCTGCGCTACTACTTTGAG GAATGGGACTACGCCTATGTCCACAGCTTCTACCACCTGTGCCTTGCTGTGTCCTTCGTGCTGCTGCTCCCAAAGAAGAATCGCTACGCGGGAGACGGCCAAAACGCTGCCAAGCTGAGCTGCTACACACTCTGCTGCTGT GTTATCTTTCCAGCCTcggacaaaaagaaaaaggataAAGGTGAAAAGAGCATTTGGAAGGCACCAACGTTGAAAGACAAAGAGCATATAGTTGAAAAGAACATTTTGAAGGTGCCCTCGTTCAGAGACAATAAAAAGGATGAGGTCAAAAAGGCGGTGAAAGACAATAAGGAAAAGgacaaaaaggacaaaaaagacaaaaaggacaAGGTCGAGACATCCATTTGGAAGGTGCCAACATTCGAGGATGAAAAAAAGGATAAATTCGAGACGTCCATTTGGAAGGTGCCCTCATTCAAAGACAGTAAAAAGGACAAAGTTGAAACGACGATTTTGAAGGTACCCTCATTCAAAGACAGTAAAAAGGACAAAGTTGAAACAACGATTTTGAAGATGCCCTCGTTCAAAGATAAAAAGGATATATTCGAAAACAGCTCTTGGACGGTGCCTAGGgtcaaagacaacaaaaaggataaaGTCGAAACGACCATTTGGAACATGCCCATGTTTGAAGACAGTAAGAAGGACAAAGTCGACGGAAGGACCACGTGGAAGGTGCCCACCAAAAAGACCTGGATAAAGACAGGCAGCTCTGGACTCCCACTCTACGCCGCTCGGACATCAATCTTATAA